The following proteins are encoded in a genomic region of Bufo bufo chromosome 11, aBufBuf1.1, whole genome shotgun sequence:
- the LOC120982353 gene encoding gonadotropin-releasing hormone II receptor-like encodes MNVSGESGDDGPLAPPGLCALKGLNLSCIYVNGLEKPNGHNTTLLNEDHFVLPTFSMAAKVRVAITCVLFVSSACFNVATLWTIAHKYRKKSHIRILIMNLVAADLLITFVVMPLDAVWNVTIQWYAGDMACRILMFFKLVAMYSSAFVTVVISLDRRAAIINPLGIGDAKKKNKTMLSVAWTLSLLLATPQLFVFHAVSRTRPVHFVQCVTLGSFQEHWQETLYNMFTFCCLFLIPLLIMLFCYTQILIEISQKMKRSSDSSREFHLRRSSNNIPRARMRTFKMSLVIVLTFIVCWTPYYLLGIWYWFSPEMLTRRRVPPSLSHILFLFGLFNACLDPIIYGLFTIHFRQEISRVCRCSTQGTDNDTLSLGTGSFRISTTTVPLKKSAGGSCKFDLEVIGVGLHPGKCELCNRKVAESFL; translated from the exons ATGAATGTGAGTGGTGAGTCTGGGGATGATGGACCTTTGGCACCCCCAGGTCTTTGTGCTTTGAAGGGTTTAAACCTCAGCTGTATATATGTCAATGGACTGGAGAAACCCAATGGTCACAATACAACTCTCCTCAACGAAGATCACTTTGTGTTGCCCACCTTCTCCATGGCGGCCAAGGTCCGTGTAGCCATCACCTGTGTCCTTTTTGTGTCTTCTGCTTGCTTTAAcgtggccactctgtggactattGCCCACAAGTACAGAAAGAAATCTCACATCCGTATTCTCATCATGAACTTGGTGGCCGCTGACCTCCTCATTACATTTGTTGTGATGCCCTTGGATGCTGTATGGAACGTCACCATCCAGTGGTACGCTGGCGACATGGCCTGCAGGATCTTGATGTTCTTTAAGTTGGTGGCCATGTACTCTTCTGCCTTCGTCACTGTGGTCATCAGCCTAGACCGACGTGCTGCAATCATAAACCCTCTGGGAATAGGAGATGCCAAAAAGAAGAACAAGACAATGTTGTCTGTAGCCTGGACGCTAAGTCTTCTACTTGCTACCCCACAA CTTTTTGTCTTCCATGCAGTGAGTAGGACACGTCCAGTCCACTTTGTGCAGTGTGTCACGCTGGGCAGTTTCCAGGAGCATTGGCAGGAGACGCTCTACAATATGTTCACCTTCTGCTGCCTCTTCCTGATCCCACTGCTAATCATGCTCTTCTGTTACACCCAAATCCTCATTGAAATTTCTCAAAAAATGAAGAGATCCTCTG ATTCTTCTAGAGAGTTCCACCTCCGCCGCTCCAGCAATAACATCCCTCGAGCTCGGATGAGAACCTTTAAGATGTCCTTAGTGATTGTGCTGACGTTCATCGTGTGCTGGACACCTTACTACCTCCTCGGGATCTGGTACTGGTTCTCCCCAGAGATGTTGACCCGACGTAGAGTTCCTCCATCCCTcagccacatcctcttcctcttTGGTCTCTTTAACGCGTGCCTGGACCCCATCATCTACGGGCTCTTCACCATCCACTTCCGCCAGGAGATCAGTAGAGTTTGCCGATGCTCCACTCAGGGAACGGACAACGACACTTTGTCTTTAGGTACGGGCTCCTTCCGGATCTCCACCACCACCGTGCCCTTGAAGAAATCTGCTGGAGGATCCTGTAAGTTTGATCTGGAGGTCATAGGCGTCGGTCTCCACCCAGGGAAATGTGAACTCTGTAATCGCAAGGTGGCGGAGAGCTTCTTGTGA